Proteins found in one Labrenzia sp. VG12 genomic segment:
- a CDS encoding sulfite exporter TauE/SafE family protein: MSELGLSLFPAELHVAASLLLVVVSFFASALTAALGLGGGIAMIAVMATVMPANALVPVHGVVQIGSNAGRALVQLRHVDWLIALWFSAGAVLGAALGGSIAIELPSEVLRTGIGLFVLWVVWGKPPKLAKARKRAMAVAGFLSTFLSMFFGASGPIGGAVLSTLGLERRQFVANQAITALTMHVFKIIAFGLLGFAFAPWAGLIVLMIASGFLGTLAGSRLLGKMNEATFKTGFKWVMTALALNLLWQAARGWLGG, from the coding sequence GTGAGCGAACTGGGTCTCTCGCTGTTTCCGGCCGAGCTTCATGTCGCCGCCAGCCTGCTGCTTGTTGTGGTCAGCTTCTTTGCCTCGGCGCTGACAGCCGCCCTCGGCCTTGGCGGCGGCATCGCCATGATCGCGGTCATGGCCACCGTGATGCCTGCGAATGCCCTCGTCCCGGTTCATGGCGTTGTCCAGATCGGCTCCAATGCCGGCCGCGCGCTGGTGCAGCTGAGGCATGTCGACTGGCTGATTGCGCTCTGGTTTTCAGCCGGCGCCGTTTTGGGTGCGGCGCTCGGCGGTTCCATCGCGATTGAACTGCCCTCCGAGGTCTTAAGGACCGGGATCGGCCTGTTTGTGCTCTGGGTCGTCTGGGGCAAACCGCCGAAACTCGCCAAAGCCCGGAAGCGCGCCATGGCTGTGGCGGGTTTTCTCTCCACGTTTCTCTCCATGTTTTTCGGCGCATCCGGACCGATTGGCGGTGCGGTTCTGTCGACCCTCGGACTGGAACGGCGCCAGTTTGTTGCCAACCAGGCAATCACCGCGCTGACCATGCATGTCTTCAAGATCATCGCCTTCGGCCTGCTAGGGTTCGCCTTTGCGCCCTGGGCCGGACTGATCGTCCTGATGATCGCCAGCGGCTTCCTTGGCACGTTGGCCGGCAGCCGGTTGCTCGGCAAGATGAACGAGGCAACCTTCAAGACCGGCTTCAAATGGGTCATGACGGCCCTCGCCCTGAATCTCCTCTGGCAGGCCGCGCGCGGCTGGCTGGGCGGGTAG
- a CDS encoding molybdopterin cofactor-binding domain-containing protein: MSKAKRRITRRGLLKGGAAAAAGLTLTYLAGRRYFPVLPSLATPDFQEAAWLKIGADGQVSMLSPVHEMGQGSSLGLAQIVAEELNVDSGNVEVEFPSTSDVPHMRFTTGSQAIALHARPLADAAAQLREELRRRAAAVAGTNPNRLDDANGGFHERSGAFISYADALEGVDLILSTDKLPPATSYAFAPEREKRQIGRVALQVQAEEIVIGAPVFAGDIRRPNMAFGRAVQAPSPDARILDVARNGAQDLPGVIQVVVDRSRGLVGVVAETPGALNQAMDLVQVTWNQPDPYSTADIAALIDVDAALAKGNLEHAITDDDMDLSADWTVDMRFDQPVLHHAAQEPRTAVAEFSRRDGREVVDVWTGTQDQFVNRKKAAADLGWPVDRVTIHPMRVGGGFGGRVLYDVVREAVLLAQHVQRPVKVTWSREDEFLADRTRPPSSHRLQIRAGGNGRITDWRHACVSGHVLLTELMASEPLLSGMRMVMHDFGAARNLKPPYRAVRQRIEMSDVELPFHVGEWRSLGGGPNNFAIECAMDELARALKLHPVEIRLENLGPDKARLKACLTELKSMCENQTVPRTEGFGRGFSCGIYQEHSYVAAAFDVFVDRNRPMIRVERCTFVMDVGLAISPDQIRAQVEGCAMMAIGQLLMEAAPIQGGGLSARRFGDYPTPTIEHVPEFEIALIGDSARAPAGAGQAPMIATVPALANAVRDATGYRALKLPVNFDELAFAADG, from the coding sequence ATGTCAAAAGCAAAACGGCGGATAACGCGTCGAGGGCTGCTTAAAGGTGGTGCCGCTGCCGCAGCCGGCCTCACGCTCACCTATCTGGCAGGGCGCCGGTACTTCCCGGTTTTGCCCTCGCTCGCGACGCCCGACTTCCAGGAAGCGGCCTGGCTCAAGATCGGCGCCGATGGACAGGTTTCGATGCTGAGCCCGGTTCATGAAATGGGGCAAGGTTCGTCTCTCGGCCTCGCCCAGATCGTGGCGGAAGAGCTCAATGTCGACAGCGGCAATGTGGAAGTTGAGTTCCCCTCAACCAGTGACGTTCCGCATATGCGCTTCACGACTGGCAGCCAGGCGATTGCCCTGCATGCACGCCCGCTTGCCGATGCCGCGGCGCAGTTGCGCGAAGAACTCCGGCGCAGAGCTGCGGCCGTCGCCGGGACGAACCCCAATCGGCTTGACGACGCGAACGGGGGGTTTCACGAAAGAAGCGGTGCTTTCATTTCCTATGCGGACGCGCTTGAAGGGGTTGATCTCATCCTTTCGACCGACAAATTGCCGCCGGCCACCTCTTACGCGTTCGCCCCTGAACGAGAAAAGCGGCAAATCGGCCGGGTCGCGCTTCAGGTACAGGCCGAAGAGATCGTCATCGGCGCCCCGGTCTTTGCCGGCGACATCCGGCGGCCGAACATGGCATTCGGACGTGCCGTTCAAGCGCCCTCGCCGGATGCCCGCATCCTGGATGTTGCCCGGAATGGCGCACAGGACCTTCCGGGCGTTATCCAGGTAGTTGTCGACAGATCGCGCGGCCTGGTCGGTGTGGTCGCCGAAACACCCGGCGCGCTGAACCAGGCCATGGACCTTGTTCAAGTGACCTGGAATCAGCCTGATCCCTATTCCACTGCAGACATAGCGGCCTTGATCGATGTCGACGCAGCTCTCGCCAAAGGAAACCTTGAGCACGCGATCACCGACGACGATATGGATCTGTCTGCTGATTGGACAGTCGACATGCGCTTTGACCAACCCGTGTTGCATCACGCGGCACAGGAGCCGCGCACGGCGGTTGCGGAATTCAGCCGGCGCGACGGGCGTGAGGTTGTCGATGTCTGGACCGGAACTCAGGACCAGTTCGTCAACCGGAAAAAGGCGGCGGCCGATCTTGGCTGGCCGGTAGACCGGGTCACGATCCATCCAATGCGCGTCGGAGGCGGGTTTGGTGGGCGTGTGCTTTACGATGTGGTGCGCGAAGCCGTGTTGCTGGCGCAACACGTACAGCGCCCGGTCAAGGTTACGTGGTCCCGCGAAGACGAGTTCCTGGCGGACCGGACAAGGCCGCCCTCGTCGCATCGCTTGCAGATTCGCGCTGGCGGGAATGGCCGGATTACCGACTGGCGGCACGCCTGTGTGAGTGGCCATGTTCTTCTCACCGAACTGATGGCATCCGAACCGCTTCTCTCCGGCATGCGCATGGTCATGCATGATTTCGGCGCGGCCCGAAATCTCAAGCCGCCCTACAGGGCGGTACGCCAGCGGATCGAGATGAGCGATGTGGAACTGCCGTTTCATGTTGGTGAATGGCGCTCACTCGGCGGCGGACCCAACAACTTTGCCATCGAATGCGCCATGGATGAACTCGCCAGAGCACTCAAGCTGCATCCGGTCGAGATTCGGTTGGAAAATCTCGGTCCGGACAAGGCGCGCCTCAAAGCCTGTCTCACAGAACTCAAATCGATGTGCGAAAACCAGACTGTGCCGAGAACGGAAGGGTTTGGACGGGGGTTTTCCTGCGGCATCTATCAGGAACACAGCTATGTCGCCGCCGCCTTTGATGTTTTCGTTGATCGCAATCGGCCTATGATCCGTGTTGAGCGGTGCACATTTGTCATGGATGTCGGACTTGCCATAAGTCCGGACCAGATCAGGGCGCAGGTCGAAGGCTGTGCAATGATGGCAATCGGTCAGTTGCTGATGGAAGCCGCTCCCATACAGGGGGGCGGCCTGTCGGCGCGCCGCTTCGGCGACTATCCGACACCGACGATAGAGCATGTCCCCGAGTTTGAAATTGCACTTATCGGCGACAGTGCAAGGGCGCCGGCCGGCGCCGGTCAGGCACCTATGATCGCGACCGTTCCGGCCCTTGCAAACGCCGTGCGCGACGCAACCGGTTATCGGGCACTGAAGCTGCCCGTCAATTTCGACGAGCTGGCGTTCGCGGCTGATGGCTAA
- a CDS encoding helix-turn-helix domain-containing protein translates to MSLSPFKLPFLLTYVLVGAIVGVLVIHPLYLVVFWWELTDFSETAPTLPEVLSARLWLLLLPRHFDDALAYSLVGAVVGLAFGVFSRNYLRTSQAYQSLREEQTALIPELLKRGETDRVEFKSSLRWDVQENRINRGLEKVIAKTLAGFFNGDGGNLLIGVDDAGRPLGLDKDLSTLKSPDLDAFERTVNDIVSRSLGGDLCPYLHTVFAKVDGKDVAMIIIRPAPRAVYMEENKASVLYIRSGNSTRKLDVREAINYAKKRWS, encoded by the coding sequence ATGTCCTTGTCTCCTTTCAAGCTTCCCTTTCTGCTGACCTATGTCCTGGTTGGCGCAATCGTCGGTGTTCTTGTCATCCATCCCTTGTACCTTGTGGTGTTCTGGTGGGAGTTGACGGATTTCTCTGAAACCGCGCCAACCTTGCCGGAAGTTCTTTCCGCGCGGCTCTGGCTGCTGCTGTTGCCGCGCCACTTCGATGATGCGCTCGCCTACAGTCTGGTAGGAGCCGTTGTCGGTCTGGCCTTCGGCGTCTTCTCCCGCAACTACCTGCGCACCTCGCAGGCCTATCAGTCCCTGCGGGAAGAACAGACCGCACTCATCCCTGAACTCTTGAAAAGGGGTGAAACCGACCGGGTCGAGTTCAAGTCGTCGCTGCGCTGGGATGTTCAGGAAAACCGGATCAACCGCGGCCTTGAAAAGGTGATTGCCAAGACGCTTGCCGGCTTTTTCAACGGTGACGGCGGCAACCTGCTGATCGGGGTCGACGATGCCGGCCGCCCCCTGGGTCTGGACAAGGACCTCTCCACCTTGAAGAGCCCCGACCTCGACGCCTTCGAACGCACGGTCAACGACATCGTTTCCAGATCCCTTGGCGGTGACCTGTGCCCCTATCTCCACACGGTGTTCGCCAAGGTCGACGGCAAGGATGTTGCCATGATCATCATCCGCCCGGCGCCGCGCGCCGTCTACATGGAGGAGAACAAGGCCTCCGTGCTCTATATTCGCAGCGGCAATTCCACCCGCAAGCTGGATGTGCGCGAGGCCATCAACTACGCCAAGAAAAGATGGTCGTGA